In Mercurialis annua linkage group LG6, ddMerAnnu1.2, whole genome shotgun sequence, the following are encoded in one genomic region:
- the LOC126653524 gene encoding 14 kDa proline-rich protein DC2.15-like has protein sequence MGSKAVARMALLLSLNLLFFTLVSSKHHHHDVPCPPPPPPKTPKCPPPSSPTPTPPTPTPSTGTCPKHALKLGVCANLLNDLLHLVIGTPPKEPCCSLIKGLADLEAAVCLCTALKANLLGINLNVPISLSLLLNYCGKGVPAGFQCS, from the coding sequence ATGGGTTCTAAGGCAGTTGCAAGAATGGCTCTTCTTCTCTCACTTAACCTTCTCTTTTTTACTCTAGTTAGCTCAAAGCATCATCACCATGATGTCCCTTgcccaccaccaccaccaccaaagACACCAAAATGCCCACCACCGTCATCTCCTACGCCTACCCCTCCTACGCCAACCCCTAGTACCGGTACTTGTCCAAAACATGCCTTAAAACTAGGAGTATGTGCTAATTTATTGAATGATTTGCTTCATCTAGTAATAGGAACTCCGCCAAAGGAGCCATGCTGCTCTCTCATTAAAGGTCTTGCCGACCTTGAAGCTGCAGTTTGCCTTTGCACCGCCCTTAAGGCCAATCTTCTCGGCATTAATCTTAACGTCCCAATCTCCCTGAGCTTGCTCTTGAATTACTGCGGAAAGGGTGTTCCTGCAGGATTCCAATGCTCCTAG
- the LOC126653523 gene encoding spindle and kinetochore-associated protein 1 homolog: MAVEEAGTSLDSLISSFNTRISDLQQLVIGRNMYPASSITDLSAVDASVKAMELQIQAIKDKLREEVAAIPKAKKLIDMSLRQQKKIQSMTSHVPSYFPDRMASLNLDTNRSVLPEVPNQQQASFKIEEPAPLPKEKRGRAPPPLWYITADELDSLPSYMRGRLTLDKVNAAINDMAAYAEANAHLIAASKKKLSENLWEKALEVRDIAMTESVKGKHFFLESDVKGPTMKLDNTGKAILTVLRHLGRISETRIGHHRVLILSKP; encoded by the exons ATGGCAGTTGAAGAGGCCGGAACTTCTCTAGATTCTCTGATATCTTCCTTCAACACTCGAATTTCCGACCTTCAACAACTCGTTATCGGCAGAAACA TGTATCCGGCGAGCAGCATCACCGATTTATCGGCGGTGGATGCTTCAGTGAAGGCGATGGAGCTGCAAATTCAGGCGATCAAGGACAAATTGCGCGAGGAAGTTGCGGCTATTCCAAAAGCTAAg AAGCTGATTGATATGTCGCTTCGGCAGCAAAAGAAAATACAGAGTATGACTAGTCATGTTCCCTCATATTTTCCTGATAGAATGGCCTCACTGAATTTGGATACAAATAGAAG TGTGCTGCCTGAAGTCCCTAATCAACAACAAgcatcttttaaaattgaggaGCCTGCACCGTTACCTAag GAGAAAAGAGGTCGTGCACCTCCGCCACTGTGGTATATAACTGCTGATGAGCTAGATTCCCTGCCATC ATACATGAGAGGAAGACTCACTCTTGATAAGGTCAATGCTGCAATCAATGACATGGCAGCATATGCTGAAGCGAATGCTCACCTTATTGCAGCATCAAAGAAGAAG CTGTCTGAGAATCTTTGGGAGAAAGCCTTG GAAGTAAGGGATATTGCAATGACAGAATCTGTTAAGGGAAAACACTTCTTTCTCGAGTCTGATGTAAAGGGACCAACGATGAAGCTTGACAACACTGGAAAAGCAATACTGACT GTTCTTCGTCACCTTGGTCGCATCAGTGAGACTCGGATTGGGCATCATCGTGTACTGATTCTTTCGAAGCCCTAG
- the LOC126654138 gene encoding root meristem growth factor 10, whose protein sequence is MPITYCLLLFLLCILLHACNARTFPASDNNDLDKKLHISIKNGDQNKVSVAENLTENSQSNEVGAADETDSDSIQESNEPKESSDAVLKESAVVSVSWRVPHNKRGEQHPGFNLDYSPPKTHPPSHN, encoded by the exons atgccAATCACTTATTGTCTTCTTCTGTTTCTATTGTGCATTCTTTTGCATGCATGTAATGCAAGAACTTTTCCCGCTTCAGATAATAACGACCTCGACAAGAAACTTCACATTTCCATCAAG AACGGTGATCAGAACAAGGTTTCAGTTGCAGAAAACCTAACGGAAAATTCCCAATCAAATGAAGTAGGAGCGGCCGATGAGACTGACAGTGACAGCATTCAAGAATCGAATGAACCGAAGGAATCATCAGATGCTGTTCTAAAAGAATCTGCAGTGGTTTCAGTTTCATGGCGTGTACCTCATAACAAACGAGGAGAGCAGCATCCGGGTTTCAACTTGGATTACTCACCGCCGAAGACACACCCACCGTCACACAACTGA
- the LOC126687955 gene encoding uncharacterized protein LOC126687955 — protein sequence MTKKVWFESKFGLHSDQLPQDSLIEWWNALVNDLQQLRNAKEEFVLCIFLLWQIWKARNEVVFNRNHMPTSLIVSKAAMQNQEYIAALHKRSNLDGMSSTRSTVQTNPPVWVPPPIGFHKVNFDGAIDMNLRTGAIGFVVSDFAGNFILAGARRFMGIIEPMVIEALALRTSMEEVLSITESRLIFEGDCQVLINAVNSSSSTDRDAGVVLEDILSLVSRLTEIRFQYVNRKCNWVAHLVAKKALVDDCFCSSHHSVLEWLTQNC from the exons ATGACAAAAAAG GTTTGGTTTGAATCAAAATTTGGTCTTCATTCAGATCAACTTCCCCAGGATTCATTAATAGAGTGGTGGAATGCTCTAGTAAATGACTTGCAGCAACTCAGAAATGCAAAGGAAGAATTTGTTCTATGCATTTTTTTACTCTGGCAAATTTGGAAAGCACGCAACGAGGTAGTGTTTAATCGAAATCATATGCCTACTTCATTAATAGTTAGCAAGGCAGCCATGCAAAATCAAGAGTATATAGCAGCTTTACATAAGAGATCTAATTTGGATGGCATGTCGAGTACTCGCTCAACTGTGCAAACTAATCCACCTGTATGGGTACCTCCACCGATAGGGTTTCATAAAGTTAATTTTGATGGTGCTATTGATATGAACCTACGGACAGGTGCTATTGGTTTTGTGGTCAGTGATTTTGCAGGTAATTTTATCTTGGCTGGGGCTCGACGTTTTATGGGCATAATTGAACCTATGGTTATAGAAGCATTGGCGCTTCGGACATCAATGGAGGAGGTGTTGTCTATTACAGAGAGTCGACTAATCTTTGAAGGAGACTGTCAGGTTCTCATTAATGCCGTCAATTCCTCCTCTAGCACTGATAGAGATGCCGGAGTAGTATTGGAAGACATACTAAGCTTAGTTTCCCGGTTAACGGAAATTAGGTTTCAATATGTTAACCGCAAATGTAATTGGGTAGCCCATTTGGTGGCTAAAAAAGCCCTGGTCGATGACTGCTTTTGCAGTTCTCATCATTCTGTTTTAGAATGGCTCACTCAAAATTGTTGA
- the LOC126685862 gene encoding autophagy-related protein 8f: MTKSSFKLEHDFEKRRAEAARIKEKYSDRIPVIVEKAERSDIPIIDKKKYLVPADLTVGQFVYVIRKRIKLSAEKAIFIFVDDVLPPTGAIMSTIYDEKKDEDGFLYVRYSGENTFGWELLQ, from the exons ATGACAAAGAGTAGTTTCAAGTTAGAGCATGATTTTG AGAAGAGACGTGCTGAGGCTGCTAGAATTAAGGAGAAATATTCAGACCGAATTCCG GTAATTGTTGAGAAGGCTGAAAGAAGTGATATACCTATCATTGACAAGAAAAA gtACCTTGTCCCTGCTGACCTAACAGTTGGTCAGTTCGTCTATGTAATCCGTAAAAGAATTAAACTGAGTGCAGAAAAAGCCATCTTCATATTTGTGGATGATGTCCTCCCACCAACAG GAGCAATTATGTCTACTATCTATGACGAAAAGAAGGATGAAGATGGATTTCTTTACGTAAGATATAGCGGAGAGAACACATTCGGATGGGAGTTACTGCAGTAG
- the LOC126687211 gene encoding scarecrow-like protein 6, producing MKAMPLPFEDFQGKGVLDFSSSFSSSSPDLLSEKLFLEPQNLLTWQNSKTKENFCYVGSEPTSVLDARRSPSPPTSSSTLSSSQGGAARSGGGGGGSRGGASTETTTNSAGVAAVENSAEKCGQKQQLGMEDWEGVLPTGSPNQEQEQSILRLIMGDIEDPSLGLNKLLHSGTGSSHEMEFNAGFGVVDQGFGFEPINCVNLINCIDPAPTSSEFPLLSHNARIGSVLNQTHNPNPGNNLFPGVFNHHPPPPVPPIEVTEEKPQIFNSQVIINQNQAHFNQNPAMFLPFSYAQLQEHHQNLLSPPPPKRLNLGPVGGNFQVQNQFQMLQQRPNMMKQKIMTDELAAQQLEQALINPICQAAELIETGNPVLAQGILARLNHQLSLSIGKPHIRAAFYFKEALQLLLHMTTTTQPNPSPSPCNLIFKIGAFKSFSEISPILQFSNFTCNQALLESCDGSDRIHIFDFDIGFGGQWASFMQELALRNGNVPSLKITAFGSAASHDEIELRFTQENLKMFASEINMPFEIEILSLESLNSGPWPLPIVMSEKEVVCVNLPIAPFSNYPSYLPLVLRFVKQLSPKIVVSLDRGCDRTDLSLAHHVNYAIQSYSGLLESLEAVNMNIEALQKIERFLIQPAIEKIVVGRHHHPERTPPWRSLFLQSGFTPFQFSNFAESQAECLVQRTPVRGFHVEKRQSSLVLCWQRKELVSASAWRC from the coding sequence ATGAAGGCCATGCCCCTACCCTTTGAGGATTTTCAAGGGAAGGGGGTGTtagatttttcttcttctttttcatcttcttcaccAGATTTGTTGTCTGAAAAACTTTTTCTAGAGCCACAAAATCTTCTAACCTGGCAAAACAGCAAAACCAAGGAGAATTTCTGCTATGTGGGCAGTGAACCCACGTCTGTTCTTGACGCTAGAAGAAGTCCAAGCCCTCCTACATCTTCGTCCACGCTGTCTTCTTCTCAAGGCGGTGCTGCTCGCTCCGGTGGCGGCGGAGGCGGAAGCAGAGGAGGTGCCTCTACTGAAACCACCACCAACTCAGCCGGAGTGGCAGCTGTAGAGAATAGTGCTGAAAAATGTGGGCAAAAACAACAGCTTGGGATGGAGGATTGGGAGGGAGTGTTGCCAACTGGGTCTCCTAACCAAGAGCAAGAACAGTCGATTTTGAGGTTAATTATGGGTGACATTGAAGATCCATCGTTGGGTTTGAACAAGCTGTTACACAGTGGAACCGGGTCGTCTCATGAAATGGAATTCAATGCGGGTTTTGGTGTTGTAGATCAAGGGTTTGGGTTTGAACCTATAAACTGTGTCAACTTGATTAACTGCATTGACCCAGCACCAACTTCTTCAGAGTTTCCACTTCTCAGCCACAATGCTAGAATCGGGTCGGTTTTGAACCAAACCCACAACCCAAATCCGGGCAACAATCTCTTCCCTGGTGTGTTTAACCACCACCCTCCACCGCCGGTACCGCCAATTGAAGTTACAGAGGAAAAACCGCAGATTTTCAACTCACAGGTTATAATTAACCAGAACCAAGCTCACTTCAACCAGAATCCAGCCATGTTCCTCCCGTTCTCTTACGCTCAGTTGCAGGAACACCATCAGAATCTTCTATCTCCGCCGCCGCCGAAGCGGCTTAACTTAGGTCCGGTTGGAGGTAATTTCCAGGTTCAAAATCAGTTTCAAATGCTTCAACAGAGACCGAATATGATGAAGCAAAAAATAATGACGGATGAATTGGCGGCCCAACAGCTTGAGCAGGCGTTAATAAACCCAATATGCCAAGCGGCAGAGCTGATCGAAACTGGCAATCCGGTACTCGCGCAAGGGATATTGGCGCGGCTCAATCACCAGCTCTCTCTTTCGATCGGTAAGCCTCATATTCGGGCTGCTTTTTACTTCAAAGAGGCTCTACAGTTACTCCTCCATATGACCACCACCACCCAACCAAACCCCTCTCCGTCACCTTGTAACTTAATATTCAAAATTGGCGCTTTCAAATCTTTCTCTGAAATCTCACCAATTCTGCAATTCTCAAACTTTACTTGCAATCAAGCCCTTCTCGAGTCATGCGATGGTTCGGACAGAATTCACATATTTGACTTTGATATTGGATTTGGTGGCCAATGGGCTTCGTTTATGCAAGAATTAGCTTTGAGAAATGGTAATGTTCCTTCCTTGAAGATCACAGCTTTTGGTTCTGCTGCTTCACATGATGAGATTGAGCTTCGTTTTACTCAAGAAAATCTTAAAATGTTCGCTAGTGAAATTAATATGCCGTTTGAGATTGAAATTTTAAGCCTTGAGTCTTTAAATTCTGGTCCTTGGCCTTTGCCGATTGTTATGTCTGAGAAAGAAGTGGTTTGTGTGAATCTTCCGATTGCGCCGTTTTCGAATTATCCATCGTATCTGCCTCTGGTACTTCGATTTGTTAAGCAGCTGTCTCCTAAAATTGTGGTCTCTTTGGACCGGGGCTGCGACCGGACCGACCTCTCGTTGGCTCACCATGTGAATTATGCGATTCAATCGTATTCGGGTCTACTTGAATCATTAGAAGCTGTGAATATGAACATTGAGGCTCTGCAGAAGATTGAGAGGTTCTTAATTCAGCCCGCTATTGAGAAAATCGTGGTCGGTCGTCACCACCACCCGGAACGAACCCCTCCGTGGAGAAGTTTGTTTTTGCAATCGGGTTTCACTCCGTTCCAATTTAGTAACTTTGCAGAGTCACAAGCTGAGTGTTTGGTGCAGCGAACTCCGGTTAGGGGTTTCCATGTCGAAAAGAGGCAATCTTCGTTAGTTCTCTGCTGGCAGCGCAAGGAACTCGTCTCGGCTTCAGCTTGGAGGTGTTGA